In Phragmitibacter flavus, the following are encoded in one genomic region:
- a CDS encoding TVP38/TMEM64 family protein: MTARSDSHSRWWVLVGVLLALIIGPFVIWGGWFEGFFDLMGVKVWLEGLGSWAWAGGMLLLMADLVLPIPGTVVMSALGLVYGWFWGGVVSVVGSVLSGMLAYGVCRWWGHGAARWLAGEEGLRRGEVFFKKESAGWLVALSRWMPVLPEAVACLAGLARMPWWRFLLAVVTGSVPLGFAFAAIGALGVVEPGLALGLSAGLPVLLYGAAFWWMRRRR; this comes from the coding sequence ATGACGGCACGATCAGATTCGCATTCTCGTTGGTGGGTGCTGGTCGGCGTTTTGCTGGCGCTGATCATTGGTCCTTTTGTCATTTGGGGGGGATGGTTTGAAGGCTTCTTTGATTTGATGGGGGTTAAGGTGTGGCTGGAGGGGCTGGGTTCGTGGGCGTGGGCGGGGGGAATGCTGTTGTTGATGGCGGATCTGGTGCTGCCGATTCCAGGGACGGTGGTGATGTCGGCTTTGGGATTGGTTTATGGGTGGTTTTGGGGCGGAGTGGTGAGCGTCGTCGGATCGGTGTTGAGCGGGATGCTGGCGTATGGGGTGTGCCGATGGTGGGGACACGGGGCGGCACGATGGCTGGCGGGCGAGGAGGGGTTGCGCCGGGGCGAAGTCTTTTTTAAGAAGGAGAGTGCCGGGTGGCTGGTGGCGTTGTCGCGATGGATGCCGGTCTTGCCGGAGGCGGTGGCGTGTCTGGCCGGATTGGCGCGGATGCCTTGGTGGCGTTTTTTGCTGGCGGTCGTGACGGGGAGTGTGCCGCTGGGATTTGCTTTTGCGGCAATTGGGGCGCTCGGGGTGGTGGAGCCGGGTCTGGCGCTGGGATTGAGCGCGGGGTTACCGGTGCTGCTTTATGGAGCGGCGTTTTGGTGGATGCGAAGGAGAAGATAA
- a CDS encoding alpha/beta hydrolase-fold protein: MSRYFPITRRSQTFVPHILVLLGPALLLLNSCAILPRPTPVPVNQITAGNPGPDAVVDELIVILPGRWSLISELKREGMLDIAQQRWPGARIIVPDLHLGYYKNRTITQRLHHDIIQPAKKSGVTKIRLVGISLGGFGALIYDLEHPGEIDEILLLSPFLGDPEIIDEINDAGGLTQWQPGTPAAEDFSRQLWKSLRERQLQPQPRHRGNPSFLHPPRILLGCGTNDRLAPASRLFAQSFLPPEQQQWISAGTHDWPTWREILIKMPAHNDISTPIDHSSPTNLNY, from the coding sequence ATGAGCAGATACTTTCCCATCACACGCAGAAGTCAAACCTTTGTGCCCCACATCCTCGTCCTCCTCGGCCCTGCATTGCTCCTCCTAAATTCCTGCGCCATCCTCCCACGCCCCACCCCCGTTCCCGTCAACCAAATCACCGCAGGCAACCCCGGCCCCGATGCCGTTGTCGACGAACTCATTGTCATCCTCCCCGGCCGCTGGAGCCTCATCAGCGAACTCAAACGCGAAGGCATGCTCGACATCGCCCAACAACGCTGGCCCGGTGCCCGCATCATCGTTCCCGACCTGCACCTCGGTTATTACAAAAACCGCACCATCACCCAACGCCTCCATCACGACATCATCCAACCTGCCAAAAAGTCCGGAGTCACCAAAATCCGTCTTGTTGGCATTTCCCTCGGCGGATTCGGTGCCCTCATCTACGACCTTGAACATCCCGGCGAGATTGACGAGATCCTCCTGCTCTCCCCCTTCCTTGGCGACCCCGAAATCATCGACGAAATCAACGACGCCGGAGGTCTGACTCAATGGCAACCAGGAACTCCCGCCGCCGAGGACTTCAGCCGCCAACTGTGGAAATCTCTGCGCGAACGCCAGCTCCAACCTCAACCGCGTCACCGTGGCAACCCATCATTCCTGCATCCTCCCCGCATCCTGCTCGGCTGCGGAACCAACGACCGCCTCGCCCCGGCCAGCCGCCTCTTTGCCCAATCCTTCCTCCCTCCCGAGCAACAACAATGGATCAGCGCAGGCACCCACGACTGGCCAACATGGCGCGAAATCCTTATCAAAATGCCCGCGCACAACGACATTTCGACACCGATCGACCACAGCTCACCAACCAATCTTAATTATTAG
- a CDS encoding CvfB family protein, with translation MPAIGENNLLRVVRDSPYGLYLDGGQYGEILLPQRFVPTNSVPGGELEVFLYRDSEDRLVATTETPVAFVDEFAFLKIVDYKTGVGAFLDFGVAKHLLLPISEQKGHVAPGDRVVVYIKLDDYTDRLVATMRLDRHLNHTKPRYAEGQTVNVLIAGETPLGYNAIVENAHRGLLYHSDLNANLQIGQRLKAFVTTVRPDDKIDLKLDAAGYTRIEPLADQILKKLEANGGRLEFDDSSPPEAIRFTFGVSKKAFKQALGQLLRQNKIGFSENGINLIRASD, from the coding sequence ATGCCCGCCATCGGTGAAAACAACCTCCTTCGCGTCGTCCGCGACAGCCCCTACGGCCTCTACCTCGATGGCGGCCAATACGGCGAAATCCTCCTCCCCCAACGCTTCGTCCCCACCAACAGCGTTCCCGGCGGCGAACTCGAAGTCTTCCTTTACCGCGACTCCGAAGACCGCCTCGTCGCCACCACCGAAACCCCCGTCGCTTTTGTCGACGAATTCGCCTTTCTCAAAATCGTCGACTACAAAACCGGCGTTGGAGCCTTCCTCGACTTCGGCGTCGCCAAACACCTCTTGCTGCCCATCAGCGAACAAAAAGGCCACGTCGCCCCCGGTGACCGCGTCGTCGTCTACATCAAACTCGACGATTACACCGACCGCCTCGTCGCCACCATGCGACTCGACCGCCACCTCAACCACACCAAACCCCGCTACGCCGAAGGCCAGACCGTCAACGTCCTCATCGCCGGAGAAACCCCGCTCGGCTACAACGCCATCGTCGAAAACGCCCACCGCGGCCTCCTCTACCACTCCGATCTCAACGCCAACCTCCAAATCGGCCAGCGCCTCAAAGCCTTCGTCACCACCGTCCGACCCGACGACAAAATCGATCTCAAACTCGACGCCGCCGGCTACACCCGCATCGAACCTCTCGCCGACCAAATCCTCAAAAAACTCGAAGCCAACGGCGGCCGGCTCGAGTTCGACGACTCCAGCCCCCCCGAAGCCATCCGCTTCACTTTTGGCGTCAGCAAAAAAGCCTTCAAACAAGCCCTCGGCCAGCTCCTCCGACAAAACAAGATAGGCTTCTCCGAAAACGGCATCAACCTGATCCGCGCATCTGACTAG
- a CDS encoding SGNH/GDSL hydrolase family protein, translating to MPTIIMHTTRRLLAILALGLLPHLATAETQPTEAPPAPAPTTSAKTFGATLNLKHGDRFIFIGDSITHQCLYTQYVENFFYINRPELGIQFRNAGISGDRALDVLNRFDEDIAAFKPTIATILLGMNDGSYKDFDRAVFDTYTKGMTELLDKLDAINCRVVIMSPTMFDHQSWDITIKQKPDYAKGRIVTGYNAVLGYYGKWLQQTALDRGYGFVDLFGPLNDITVHQRKTDPAYTLVADAIHPGSHGQYVMAKSLVEQTGEAPLSIDTEPSQAIHIGKVPVRNLNGQPAPDSTAAKIIALNQKRNQEAVNPLRGLWGKQKGMLNTKNTNPAAYATWRTEFEAKRAELDAKAAQFEVEIHALSKTIPFKAEPKPQPVQQKKAA from the coding sequence CCCTGGGCCTGCTTCCCCACCTCGCCACCGCCGAGACCCAACCCACCGAAGCACCTCCCGCCCCAGCCCCAACCACTTCTGCCAAAACCTTCGGTGCCACCCTCAACCTCAAGCACGGCGACCGCTTCATCTTCATCGGCGACTCCATCACCCACCAGTGCCTCTACACCCAATACGTCGAAAACTTTTTCTACATCAATCGTCCCGAACTCGGCATTCAGTTCCGCAATGCCGGCATCAGCGGCGACCGCGCCCTGGACGTCCTCAATCGCTTCGATGAAGACATCGCCGCCTTCAAACCCACCATCGCCACCATCCTCCTCGGCATGAACGACGGCAGCTACAAGGACTTCGACCGCGCCGTCTTCGACACCTACACCAAAGGCATGACCGAACTCCTCGACAAACTCGACGCCATTAACTGCCGCGTCGTCATCATGAGCCCCACCATGTTCGACCACCAATCTTGGGACATCACCATCAAACAAAAACCCGATTACGCCAAAGGCCGGATCGTCACTGGATACAACGCCGTGCTCGGCTACTACGGAAAATGGCTCCAGCAAACCGCCCTCGACCGCGGCTACGGTTTCGTCGACCTGTTCGGCCCCCTCAACGACATCACCGTCCACCAACGCAAAACCGATCCCGCCTACACCCTCGTTGCCGACGCCATCCATCCCGGCTCCCACGGTCAATATGTCATGGCCAAATCCCTCGTCGAACAAACCGGCGAAGCTCCCCTCAGCATCGACACCGAACCCTCCCAAGCCATCCACATCGGCAAAGTTCCCGTTCGCAACCTCAACGGACAACCCGCCCCCGACAGCACCGCCGCCAAAATCATCGCCCTCAACCAAAAGCGCAATCAGGAAGCCGTGAACCCTCTCCGTGGACTCTGGGGAAAACAAAAAGGCATGCTCAACACAAAAAACACCAACCCCGCCGCCTACGCCACCTGGCGCACCGAATTTGAAGCCAAACGCGCCGAACTCGACGCCAAAGCCGCCCAATTCGAAGTAGAAATCCACGCCCTCTCCAAAACCATCCCCTTCAAAGCCGAACCCAAACCCCAGCCAGTCCAGCAAAAGAAAGCCGCCTAG
- a CDS encoding beta strand repeat-containing protein, whose translation MQASRSQLLRSFSSFAALFALGCCALALPFASVVAQTTWTATTDSTWSTPTNWSAGEPTLLIDAILPTPIPVDGATLTLSNGEQARSLTFNASGYILNSGTLELGSPGNITVTNALHTATINSLLTGTSGLTKLGAGNLTLGSANSYTGLTRVLNGTLTLASGSSIGVASTPGSLQVAERTTATLIAQAGSQLSVGSGAADFLHVGSRGNIAGSAATTGTLNLSALNNFTANVGEFHIGVGTTSGSGTTRGIVNLATNNTINASTAIIVGDMVPALDNSAVGNTSQLNFGSGNNTITTPTLVIGGSRTRATSTLAAGGTLTLNNGASSTDLHIGRQNVENTATSSEGNLDLGNGTFIATLDELTIGTRTSGAQANTGSATGTLTIGTSVTNNITANTLTLGSHGSGVGGTSQGTLNFAGGTFTVANDITLANHTANGGNARGTLNLTGGTFTVDGNITKTDKTTATAVIIIDGANVDMTGGSITSSQLAVRSGTLGNVTSVTLDAHATTTGTGNTADALIIRDYNLAFDIALTGATTSNVHYEATTPTASGATLSGNLNLGNAIRTFNIEDNALAPIDLDITGIITSTGTSGGLNKTNTGTLRLSNANTHTGPTTVSDGLLILNHALAVQNSTLTVNTPTGLQFASTITNFTLGGLAGNTTASITLNDSAAQPVNLTIGQNNAATTYSGTISGSGTLTKTGNGILTLAGPDANTYTGLTTVNGGSILLAKTSNTDAISGDLLLTNGGDLRFSGNTNQLADTTNITINGNDSTFNGTSTNANIAIPIETIASLTVTRGVVNSGPTGSQITVTGATAYTGTTGTAPGNSTMYIGNSGGQFQTHSLSLTDMTGLGDVDKANSFTVFGNSNTLQSTLHVGPGGLTLNNSNLHLFKATSSVNLGSRLILDGNLTVNGSTPSAILTTTGTFAQSEIELSSTTGTVNRTIETNADLTINPDINNGNATTAGITKTGAAKLTLAGNNSYTGQTQINGGTLAFLTSANLGDSTATANTIGINNATLQYNDSITTNLGTNRDLILSTGTATIDTAFTNGNLILSGDITGSGPGTFTKTGAGTLTLAGTDLSGLNNRGLDLDQGTLSFVNHIGTAINLGTAPLSLGNNTALAFDIGSLTNFDSINTTAVATLDPDANITLLVTALADITPNTTYNLVTAGTGSNFDDPTYTWNLSLAGSYQYQLNLTDTQVQLQTLAAITGDAWWQGDLPTSSWSSIILGPTNNTNWATDNTGTTDREAGPGPDTTVYFSTTNATGPTITTTLDNNFTINDLIFTPNPNPVTSVTIAQGTTGTLTLNPTDPTTGIQVQDNAGTITITAPLQLGADQTWNVSNLAASLAVSGPISGGSTTDLTKTGLGTLTLTGTNTHTGRTIVNEGTLVINSEAALGANPDTPTPDQLTLNGGTLQTTATFAINDPNRGITLGTSSGTFNTNNGTTLTVDAIITGTGNLTKSGGTGALVFSKANTYTGITTLLTGTTTIANGGSIGVATPTANSLQIADRSSATLNVQAGGDLKVGNGSSSYLYVGTRTTDAGTAATTGTMNLSASTNFTANVGKFYIGVADTASATGTTQGIVTLAQNNDIIASTEILVGQMTPALGNTGVTSQLNFGSGINNITTPSLTIGSRKSAATSTIATGGTLNLSNGAGKTNLYLGRNNNTGTSTHATGTLNLTNGTFNATLGIVIIGERSGNDGTSTGSGGAGSGTGTLTLGTANHNITADTLILGNLLVAGSTTTTQGTLNMAGGTFTIATNIGLGIHTSGTAGTLAQGTINLTGGTLIVGGNITTANKTDSTSIVTVNGGTLDMTDGTINADTLNAQSGALKDVAQINTGDSATPAALTKTTGGNLLLLGTNSYTGATLVNEGVLEVRGTSGTGTTTILNTATLAGAGTIQSTTGTTIQTGGQLKAGNNLGDDIGTLTFNSDLTLDTGSITTFQLSAATGTFTDPLAIDPTFLNGTPANHDHIDITGTLNLATDTTIKIDLLNYIPNYGDVFNLFDWTIAGNALPNGFDPDTDFDFTNAVLNDGQTWARDRFLSDGVIYVVPEPSRALLILLGSTLLNLTRRRRTSK comes from the coding sequence ATGCAAGCTTCACGCAGCCAGCTCCTCCGATCATTTTCGTCCTTTGCCGCCCTGTTCGCACTGGGCTGCTGCGCTCTTGCCCTGCCTTTTGCTTCCGTGGTTGCCCAAACTACCTGGACCGCCACCACCGACTCCACCTGGAGCACCCCGACCAACTGGAGCGCCGGCGAACCCACCCTCCTCATCGACGCCATCCTCCCCACCCCCATCCCCGTCGACGGTGCCACCCTCACCCTTTCCAACGGCGAACAAGCCAGATCCCTCACCTTCAACGCCAGCGGCTACATCCTCAATAGCGGCACCCTCGAACTCGGCAGCCCCGGCAACATCACCGTTACCAACGCCCTCCACACCGCCACCATCAACAGCCTCCTCACCGGCACCAGCGGCCTCACCAAACTCGGTGCCGGCAACCTCACCCTCGGCTCAGCCAACTCCTACACCGGCCTCACCCGCGTTCTCAACGGCACCCTCACCCTCGCCAGCGGCAGTTCCATCGGCGTCGCCAGCACTCCTGGCAGCCTGCAAGTCGCCGAACGCACCACCGCCACCCTCATCGCCCAGGCCGGCAGCCAGCTCAGCGTCGGCTCCGGTGCCGCCGACTTCCTCCACGTCGGCTCCCGCGGCAACATCGCCGGCAGCGCCGCCACCACCGGCACCCTCAACCTCTCCGCCCTCAACAACTTCACCGCCAACGTCGGCGAATTCCACATCGGCGTCGGCACCACCTCCGGCTCCGGCACCACCCGCGGCATCGTCAACCTCGCCACCAACAACACCATCAACGCCAGCACCGCCATCATTGTCGGCGACATGGTCCCCGCCCTCGACAACTCTGCCGTCGGCAACACCAGCCAGCTCAACTTCGGCTCCGGCAACAATACCATCACCACCCCCACCCTCGTGATCGGTGGCAGCCGCACCCGCGCCACCTCCACCCTCGCCGCCGGCGGCACCCTCACCCTCAACAACGGCGCCAGCAGCACCGACCTCCACATCGGCCGTCAAAACGTCGAGAACACCGCCACCTCCAGCGAAGGCAACCTCGATCTCGGCAACGGCACCTTCATCGCCACCCTTGACGAACTCACCATCGGCACCCGCACCTCCGGAGCCCAGGCCAACACCGGCAGCGCCACCGGCACCCTCACCATCGGCACCTCCGTCACCAACAACATCACCGCCAACACCCTCACCCTCGGCAGCCACGGCTCAGGAGTCGGCGGCACCAGTCAGGGCACCCTCAACTTCGCCGGCGGCACCTTCACCGTCGCCAACGACATCACCCTCGCCAACCACACCGCCAACGGCGGCAACGCCCGTGGCACCCTCAACCTCACCGGCGGCACCTTCACCGTCGACGGCAACATCACCAAAACCGACAAAACCACCGCCACCGCCGTCATCATCATCGACGGAGCCAACGTCGACATGACCGGCGGCAGCATCACCTCCAGCCAGCTCGCCGTGCGCAGCGGCACCCTCGGCAACGTCACCTCCGTCACCCTCGACGCCCACGCCACCACCACCGGCACCGGCAACACCGCCGACGCCCTCATCATTCGCGACTACAACCTCGCCTTCGACATCGCCCTCACCGGCGCCACCACCAGCAACGTTCACTACGAAGCCACCACCCCCACCGCCAGCGGAGCCACGCTCAGCGGCAACCTCAACCTCGGCAACGCCATCCGCACCTTCAACATCGAAGACAACGCCCTCGCACCCATCGACCTCGACATCACCGGCATCATCACCAGCACCGGCACCTCCGGCGGCCTCAACAAAACCAACACCGGCACCCTCCGCCTCAGCAACGCCAACACCCACACCGGACCCACCACCGTCAGCGACGGCCTCCTCATCCTCAACCACGCCCTCGCCGTCCAAAACAGCACGCTTACCGTCAATACCCCCACCGGCCTCCAGTTCGCCTCAACCATCACCAACTTCACCCTCGGCGGCCTCGCCGGCAACACCACCGCCAGCATCACCCTCAACGACTCCGCCGCCCAACCCGTCAACCTCACCATCGGCCAAAACAACGCCGCCACCACCTACTCCGGAACCATCAGCGGCAGCGGCACCCTCACCAAAACCGGCAACGGCATTCTCACCCTCGCCGGCCCCGACGCCAACACCTACACCGGCCTCACCACCGTCAACGGCGGCAGCATCCTCCTCGCCAAAACCTCCAACACCGACGCCATCTCAGGCGACCTCCTCCTCACCAATGGTGGCGACCTCCGCTTCTCCGGCAACACCAACCAGCTCGCCGACACCACCAACATCACCATCAACGGCAACGACAGCACCTTCAACGGCACCAGCACCAACGCCAACATCGCCATCCCCATCGAAACCATCGCCTCCCTCACCGTCACCCGCGGCGTCGTCAACAGCGGCCCCACCGGCTCCCAAATCACCGTCACCGGTGCCACCGCCTACACCGGCACCACAGGAACCGCCCCCGGCAACAGCACCATGTATATCGGCAACAGCGGCGGCCAGTTCCAAACCCACTCCCTTTCCCTCACCGACATGACCGGCCTCGGCGACGTCGACAAAGCCAACAGCTTCACCGTCTTCGGCAACAGCAACACCCTCCAATCCACCCTCCACGTCGGACCCGGCGGCCTCACCCTCAACAATAGCAACCTCCACCTCTTCAAAGCCACCAGCTCCGTCAACCTCGGCAGCCGCCTCATCCTCGATGGCAACCTCACCGTCAACGGCTCCACCCCCTCCGCCATCCTCACCACCACCGGCACCTTCGCCCAGTCCGAAATCGAACTCAGCTCCACCACCGGCACCGTCAACCGCACCATCGAAACCAACGCCGACCTCACCATCAATCCCGACATCAACAACGGCAACGCCACCACTGCCGGCATCACCAAAACCGGCGCCGCCAAACTCACCCTCGCCGGCAACAACAGCTACACCGGCCAGACCCAAATCAACGGCGGCACCCTGGCCTTCCTCACCAGCGCCAACCTCGGCGACTCCACCGCCACCGCCAACACCATCGGCATCAACAACGCCACCCTTCAATACAACGACTCCATCACCACCAATCTCGGCACCAACCGCGACCTCATCCTCTCCACCGGCACCGCCACCATCGACACCGCCTTCACCAACGGCAACCTTATCCTCTCCGGCGACATCACCGGCAGCGGCCCCGGCACCTTCACCAAAACCGGCGCAGGCACCCTCACCCTCGCCGGCACCGACCTCTCCGGACTCAACAATCGCGGCCTCGACCTCGACCAGGGCACCCTCAGTTTCGTCAACCACATCGGCACCGCCATCAACCTCGGCACCGCCCCCCTCTCCCTCGGCAACAACACCGCCCTCGCCTTCGACATCGGCTCCCTCACCAACTTCGACTCCATCAACACCACCGCCGTCGCCACCCTCGACCCCGACGCCAACATCACCCTCCTCGTCACCGCCCTCGCCGACATCACCCCCAACACCACCTACAACCTCGTCACCGCAGGCACCGGCAGCAACTTCGACGACCCCACCTACACCTGGAACCTCAGCCTCGCCGGCAGCTACCAATATCAACTCAACCTCACCGACACCCAGGTCCAGCTCCAAACCCTCGCCGCCATCACCGGAGACGCTTGGTGGCAGGGCGACCTCCCCACCTCAAGCTGGAGCAGCATCATCCTCGGCCCCACCAACAACACCAACTGGGCCACCGACAACACCGGCACCACCGACCGAGAAGCCGGTCCCGGGCCCGACACCACCGTCTACTTCAGCACCACCAACGCCACCGGCCCCACCATCACCACCACCCTCGACAACAACTTCACCATCAACGACCTCATCTTCACCCCCAACCCCAACCCCGTCACCTCCGTCACCATTGCCCAGGGCACCACCGGCACCCTGACCCTCAACCCCACCGACCCCACCACCGGCATTCAAGTCCAGGACAACGCCGGCACCATCACCATCACCGCCCCCCTCCAACTCGGGGCTGATCAAACCTGGAACGTCTCCAACCTCGCTGCCTCCCTCGCCGTCAGCGGCCCCATCAGTGGCGGTTCCACCACCGACCTCACCAAGACCGGCCTCGGCACCCTCACCCTCACCGGCACCAACACCCACACCGGACGCACCATCGTCAACGAAGGCACCCTCGTCATCAACTCCGAAGCTGCTCTCGGCGCCAACCCCGACACCCCCACCCCCGACCAGCTCACCCTCAACGGCGGCACCCTCCAAACCACCGCCACCTTCGCCATCAACGACCCCAACCGCGGCATCACCCTCGGCACCAGCAGCGGAACTTTCAACACCAACAACGGCACCACCCTTACCGTCGACGCCATCATCACCGGCACCGGCAACCTCACCAAATCCGGCGGCACCGGCGCCCTCGTGTTCTCCAAAGCCAACACCTACACCGGCATCACCACCCTCCTCACCGGCACCACCACCATTGCCAACGGCGGCTCCATCGGCGTCGCAACCCCCACCGCCAACAGCCTGCAAATCGCCGACCGCAGCAGCGCCACCCTCAACGTCCAGGCCGGTGGCGATCTCAAAGTCGGCAACGGCTCCAGCAGCTACCTCTACGTTGGCACCCGCACCACCGATGCAGGCACCGCCGCCACCACCGGCACCATGAACCTCTCCGCCTCCACCAACTTCACCGCCAACGTCGGGAAATTCTACATCGGCGTCGCTGACACCGCGAGCGCCACCGGCACCACCCAGGGCATCGTCACCCTCGCCCAAAACAACGACATCATCGCCAGCACCGAAATCCTCGTCGGCCAGATGACCCCCGCCCTTGGGAACACCGGCGTCACCAGCCAGCTCAACTTCGGCTCCGGCATCAACAACATCACCACCCCCAGCCTCACCATCGGCAGCCGCAAAAGCGCCGCCACCTCCACCATCGCCACTGGCGGAACCCTCAACCTCAGCAACGGCGCAGGCAAAACCAACCTCTACCTCGGCCGCAACAACAACACCGGCACCAGCACCCACGCCACCGGAACCCTCAACCTCACCAACGGCACCTTCAACGCCACCCTCGGCATCGTCATCATCGGCGAACGCAGTGGCAACGACGGCACCAGCACCGGCAGCGGCGGCGCAGGCTCCGGCACCGGCACCCTTACCCTCGGCACCGCCAACCACAACATCACCGCCGACACCCTCATCCTGGGCAACCTCCTCGTCGCAGGATCCACCACCACCACCCAGGGCACCCTCAACATGGCCGGCGGCACCTTCACCATCGCCACCAACATCGGCCTCGGCATCCACACCTCCGGCACCGCAGGCACCCTCGCCCAAGGCACCATCAACCTCACCGGCGGCACCCTCATCGTCGGCGGCAACATCACCACCGCCAACAAAACCGACTCCACCTCCATCGTCACCGTCAACGGCGGCACCCTCGACATGACCGACGGCACCATCAACGCCGACACCCTCAACGCCCAGTCCGGTGCCCTCAAAGACGTCGCCCAAATCAACACCGGCGACAGCGCCACGCCCGCCGCCCTCACCAAAACCACCGGCGGCAACCTCCTCCTCCTCGGCACCAACAGCTACACCGGAGCCACCCTCGTCAATGAAGGCGTCCTCGAAGTCCGCGGCACCTCCGGCACCGGCACCACCACCATCCTTAACACCGCCACCCTCGCCGGTGCCGGCACCATCCAAAGCACCACCGGCACCACCATCCAAACCGGCGGCCAGCTCAAAGCCGGCAACAACCTCGGCGACGACATCGGCACCCTCACCTTCAACAGCGACCTCACCCTCGACACCGGCTCCATCACCACTTTCCAACTCTCCGCCGCCACCGGCACCTTCACCGACCCCCTCGCCATCGACCCCACCTTCCTCAACGGCACCCCCGCCAACCATGACCACATCGACATCACCGGCACCCTCAACCTCGCCACCGACACCACCATCAAAATCGACCTCCTCAATTACATCCCCAACTACGGCGATGTCTTCAACCTTTTCGATTGGACCATCGCCGGCAACGCCCTCCCCAACGGTTTCGATCCCGACACCGACTTCGACTTCACCAACGCCGTCCTCAACGACGGTCAGACCTGGGCTCGCGACCGTTTTCTCAGCGACGGCGTCATCTACGTCGTCCCCGAACCCTCCCGCGCCCTCCTCATCCTCCTCGGCAGCACCCTCCTCAACCTCACCCGCCGCCGTCGCACCTCAAAGTAG
- a CDS encoding prephenate dehydratase — translation MPHRIACLGPEGSFSHLIATKRFPDTQPTLLASVEDVFTWLADQPESDAQAQGIVPIENSSGGIILATIDRLMDPRCPFHVQEELTLDVKLALLGRPDQTIEVIYSHYMPFFHCDDWLKQNHPHARRVPVASTSHAAERAAREPNAAAIGSRENAERHNLALLQYPIEENIINITQFFLIGHQPAQPSTDNNRTALVVELPDKPGILCSFLTPFSEAAVSLKRIESRPVRGQPNTYRFYIEIEGSPAHPAVATALERANTIASRIHQLGSYPTGIRFES, via the coding sequence ATGCCCCACCGCATCGCCTGTCTCGGCCCCGAAGGCAGCTTCTCCCACCTCATTGCCACCAAACGTTTCCCCGACACCCAGCCCACCCTGCTGGCCAGTGTCGAGGACGTCTTCACCTGGCTCGCCGACCAACCTGAATCCGACGCCCAAGCCCAAGGCATTGTCCCCATCGAAAACTCCTCCGGTGGCATCATCCTCGCCACCATCGACCGCCTGATGGACCCACGCTGCCCCTTCCACGTCCAGGAAGAACTCACCCTCGACGTCAAACTCGCCCTGCTCGGCCGCCCCGACCAGACCATCGAAGTCATCTACTCCCACTACATGCCCTTCTTCCACTGCGACGACTGGCTTAAACAAAACCATCCCCACGCCCGCCGCGTCCCCGTCGCCAGCACGTCCCACGCCGCCGAACGCGCCGCCAGGGAACCCAACGCCGCCGCCATCGGCAGCCGTGAAAACGCCGAGCGCCACAACCTCGCGCTGCTGCAGTATCCGATCGAAGAAAACATCATCAACATCACCCAGTTCTTCCTCATCGGCCACCAGCCCGCCCAACCCTCCACCGACAACAACCGCACCGCCCTCGTGGTTGAACTTCCCGACAAACCCGGTATTCTCTGCTCCTTCCTGACCCCCTTCTCCGAAGCCGCCGTCAGCCTCAAACGCATCGAATCCCGCCCCGTGCGCGGCCAACCCAACACTTATCGTTTTTACATCGAAATCGAAGGCTCCCCCGCCCATCCCGCCGTCGCCACCGCCCTCGAAAGGGCAAACACCATCGCCTCCCGCATCCATCAACTCGGCTCCTATCCCACCGGCATCCGCTTCGAATCCTAA
- a CDS encoding DUF3127 domain-containing protein, with protein sequence MGKYLLMYEASGRIKLINEVQSFPSGFTKREFVVTTSTDKYPQDLKFEVVKDKCSMLDQFEPEQEVVVSFDIRGNEYNGKYFVNLSCWKIQVAGGGGSGGRDEEYSQEPPARGGNRPAPRKNQVAEAEPSLADLRKEDDFDDDIPF encoded by the coding sequence ATGGGAAAGTATCTGCTCATGTATGAAGCCAGCGGCAGGATTAAGTTGATCAATGAGGTGCAATCGTTCCCCAGTGGTTTTACGAAGCGCGAGTTCGTGGTGACGACTTCGACGGACAAATATCCGCAGGATTTGAAATTTGAGGTGGTGAAGGACAAGTGCTCGATGCTGGATCAGTTTGAGCCGGAGCAGGAGGTGGTGGTAAGTTTCGACATCCGTGGGAATGAATACAACGGGAAATATTTTGTGAACCTGTCGTGCTGGAAGATCCAGGTGGCGGGTGGCGGCGGTAGTGGTGGCCGGGACGAGGAGTATTCGCAGGAGCCTCCGGCGCGGGGCGGCAACCGACCGGCCCCGAGGAAAAATCAAGTGGCGGAGGCGGAGCCATCCTTGGCGGATTTGCGCAAGGAAGATGATTTTGATGACGACATCCCGTTTTGA